In Mycobacterium stomatepiae, the following are encoded in one genomic region:
- the coaA gene encoding type I pantothenate kinase: MHRLSEPSPYVEFDRKQWRALRMSTPLALTEEELVGLRGLGEQIDLLEVEEVYLPLARLIHLQVAARQRLFAATAEFLGEPQQAPDRPVPFIIGVAGSVAVGKSTTARVLQALLARWDHHPRVDLVTTDGFLYPNAELDRRNLMHRKGFPESYNRRALMRFVTSVKSGSDYACAPVYSHLRYDIISGAKHVVRHPDILILEGLNVLQTGPTLMVSDLFDFSLYVDARIEDIEQWYVSRFLAMRSTAFADPASHFHHYSALNDTKAMAAAREIWRSINRPNLVENILPTRPRATLVLRKDADHSINRLRLRKL; encoded by the coding sequence ATGCACCGGCTGAGCGAGCCGAGCCCATATGTGGAGTTCGACCGAAAGCAGTGGCGCGCGTTGCGCATGTCGACGCCGCTGGCCCTCACGGAAGAGGAGCTTGTCGGTCTGCGCGGTCTCGGCGAGCAGATCGACCTCCTCGAGGTCGAAGAGGTCTACCTGCCACTGGCCCGGCTCATTCATCTTCAGGTCGCCGCACGGCAGCGATTGTTCGCCGCCACCGCGGAATTCCTCGGCGAGCCTCAGCAGGCCCCGGACCGGCCGGTGCCGTTCATCATCGGCGTGGCCGGCAGCGTGGCGGTCGGAAAGTCCACGACTGCCCGTGTGCTGCAGGCATTGCTGGCGCGCTGGGATCACCACCCGCGGGTCGACCTGGTGACCACCGACGGCTTCCTCTATCCGAATGCCGAGCTGGACCGGCGAAACCTGATGCACCGCAAAGGTTTTCCGGAGAGCTACAATCGCCGGGCACTGATGCGGTTCGTCACCTCGGTCAAATCGGGCTCGGACTACGCGTGCGCGCCGGTGTACTCACACCTGCGCTACGACATCATCTCCGGGGCCAAACACGTGGTCCGCCACCCGGACATCCTGATCCTGGAAGGCCTCAACGTCTTGCAAACCGGTCCGACCCTGATGGTGTCGGACCTGTTCGACTTCTCGCTCTACGTGGACGCCCGGATCGAGGACATCGAACAGTGGTACGTGTCGCGCTTCCTGGCGATGCGCAGCACGGCCTTCGCCGATCCCGCGTCCCACTTCCACCACTACTCGGCCCTCAACGACACCAAGGCGATGGCCGCGGCGCGCGAGATCTGGCGGTCGATCAACCGGCCTAATCTGGTCGAGAACATTCTCCCCACCCGTCCCCGCGCGACCCTGGTGCTGCGCAAGGACGCCGACCACTCCATCAACCGGTTGCGGCTGCGCAAGCTCTGA
- a CDS encoding PhoH family protein — MTEIRTYVIDTSVLLSDPWACSRFAEHEVVVPLVVISELEAKRHHHELGWFARQSLRLFDDLRLEHGRLDQPIPVGTQGGTLHVELNHTDPSVLPSGFRNDTNDSRILSCAANLAAEGKRVTLVSKDIPLRVKAAAVGLAADEYHAQDVVASGWSGMREIETATEDIDALFADGEIDLAEARDLPCHTGIRLLGGSSHALGRVTAAKRVQLVRGDREVFGLRGRSAEQRVALDLLLDESVGIVSLGGKAGTGKSALALCAGLEAVLERRTQRKVVVFRPLYAVGGQELGYLPGSESEKMGPWAQAVFDTLEGLASPAVLEEVLSRGMLEVLPLTHIRGRSLHDSFVIVDEAQSLERNVLLTVLSRLGTGSRVVLTHDIAQRDNLRVGRHDGVAAVIEKLKGHPLFAHITLLRSERSPIAALVTEMLEEIAGPH; from the coding sequence GTGACCGAAATCCGGACCTACGTGATCGACACTTCCGTGCTGCTGTCCGACCCGTGGGCATGTAGTCGGTTCGCCGAACACGAGGTGGTTGTTCCGCTGGTGGTGATCAGCGAACTGGAGGCCAAGCGCCACCACCATGAGCTGGGATGGTTCGCCCGACAATCACTGCGATTGTTCGACGATTTGCGCCTGGAGCATGGACGCCTGGATCAGCCCATTCCCGTTGGGACACAAGGCGGTACGCTGCACGTCGAGCTGAACCACACCGACCCGTCGGTGCTACCGAGTGGCTTCCGCAACGACACCAACGACTCTCGGATCCTGAGCTGTGCGGCCAACCTTGCCGCCGAAGGCAAGCGAGTCACGTTGGTCAGCAAGGACATTCCGCTGCGCGTCAAGGCCGCCGCGGTGGGTCTGGCCGCCGACGAGTACCACGCGCAGGACGTCGTCGCCTCCGGGTGGTCGGGCATGCGCGAGATCGAGACCGCGACCGAGGACATCGACGCGCTCTTCGCAGACGGCGAGATCGACCTGGCCGAAGCTCGAGACCTGCCGTGTCACACCGGAATTCGGCTACTGGGCGGCAGCTCGCACGCGCTGGGCCGGGTCACGGCGGCCAAGCGGGTTCAGCTGGTGCGTGGTGACCGCGAAGTGTTCGGGCTGCGGGGCCGCTCCGCCGAGCAGCGCGTGGCGCTCGACTTGCTGCTCGACGAGTCGGTGGGCATCGTGTCGCTGGGCGGTAAGGCCGGCACCGGCAAGTCGGCGCTGGCCCTGTGTGCCGGTCTCGAGGCGGTGCTGGAACGGCGGACCCAGCGCAAAGTCGTGGTGTTCCGCCCGCTGTACGCCGTCGGCGGCCAGGAGCTGGGCTATCTGCCCGGCAGCGAGAGCGAAAAGATGGGTCCCTGGGCGCAGGCTGTCTTCGACACCCTCGAAGGCCTGGCCAGCCCGGCCGTGCTGGAGGAAGTGCTGTCGAGGGGCATGCTCGAAGTGCTGCCGCTGACCCACATTCGCGGGCGCTCGCTGCACGACTCGTTCGTGATCGTCGACGAGGCGCAATCGCTGGAGCGCAACGTGCTGCTGACCGTGCTATCCCGGCTGGGCACCGGATCGCGGGTGGTGCTCACCCACGACATCGCCCAGCGCGACAACCTGCGGGTGGGCCGCCACGACGGCGTCGCGGCGGTGATCGAGAAGCTCAAGGGTCACCCGCTGTTCGCGCACATCACGCTGCTGCGCAGCGAGCGGTCGCCGATCGCCGCGTTGGTCACCGAGATGCTCGAGGAAATCGCCGGGCCGCACTGA
- a CDS encoding acyl-ACP desaturase has protein sequence MATKPVANALTTELEPVVEAEMDRHLNTDDIWFAHDYVPFDRGENFAFLGGRDWDPSSMTLPRAFTDACEILLLLKDDLAAHHRELVEHFILEDWWGRWLGRWTAEEHLHAIALREYLVVTREVDPTANEEARVEYLMQGYRADTYTQVETLVYMALTERTHAVFCRHLAAQLEEPILAGLIDRIARDEVRHELFFSNLVAHCLTYTRDETVAAIAKRAAELQVVGGDIRAYQDKVQNVAAAGIFGPADLRQAIADRITEWGVADEPQLRQFVSG, from the coding sequence ATGGCAACGAAACCTGTCGCTAACGCACTGACCACGGAACTCGAGCCGGTCGTCGAGGCGGAAATGGACCGCCACCTCAACACCGACGACATCTGGTTCGCCCACGACTACGTGCCATTCGACCGGGGCGAGAACTTCGCCTTCCTCGGCGGCCGCGACTGGGACCCGTCCAGCATGACGCTGCCGCGGGCCTTCACGGATGCCTGCGAGATCCTGCTGCTGCTCAAGGACGACCTGGCCGCTCATCACCGTGAGCTCGTCGAGCACTTCATTCTCGAGGACTGGTGGGGCCGCTGGCTGGGGCGCTGGACCGCCGAGGAGCACCTGCACGCGATTGCGCTGCGCGAATACCTGGTGGTGACCCGCGAGGTCGATCCCACGGCCAACGAAGAGGCCCGGGTCGAGTACCTGATGCAGGGCTACCGCGCCGACACGTACACGCAGGTCGAAACCCTGGTGTACATGGCGTTGACCGAGCGCACCCATGCCGTCTTCTGCCGCCACCTGGCCGCCCAGCTCGAGGAGCCGATTCTGGCCGGGCTCATCGACCGGATCGCCCGCGACGAGGTGCGCCACGAGCTGTTCTTCTCCAATCTCGTCGCGCACTGCCTGACGTACACCCGCGACGAGACCGTCGCCGCGATCGCCAAGCGCGCGGCCGAACTGCAGGTCGTAGGTGGCGACATCCGCGCGTATCAGGACAAGGTGCAAAACGTCGCCGCGGCGGGGATTTTCGGACCCGCCGATCTGCGTCAGGCCATCGCCGACCGGATCACCGAATGGGGTGTCGCCGACGAGCCCCAACTTCGGCAGTTCGTCAGCGGCTAA
- a CDS encoding polysaccharide deacetylase family protein translates to MPKRPDSQAWRYWRTVFGVVAAGAVLVIGGLTGHVTRADNLSCAVVKCVALTFDDGPSPFDERLLQILKDNDAKATFFLIGNKVAANPAGARRIADAGMEIGSHTWEHPNMSTIPPEDVAAQFTKANDAINAATGRTPTLFRPAGGLSTPDVRQTAARYGLAEILWDVIPFDWANDSNTAATRYMLMTYIKPGSVVLFHDTYSSTVDLVYQFIPVLKANGYRLVTVSELLGPRAPGSSYGSRDNGPPVNELHDIPPADIPTLPNTPSPKPMPNFPITDIAGQNSGGPNNGA, encoded by the coding sequence GTGCCGAAACGACCCGACAGCCAAGCCTGGCGCTATTGGCGGACCGTGTTCGGTGTGGTGGCCGCCGGTGCGGTCCTGGTGATCGGTGGCCTGACCGGTCACGTGACGCGCGCGGACAACCTGAGCTGCGCGGTGGTCAAATGTGTCGCGCTGACGTTCGACGACGGCCCGAGTCCGTTCGACGAGCGGCTGCTGCAAATCCTCAAGGACAACGACGCCAAGGCCACCTTCTTCCTGATCGGGAACAAGGTGGCCGCCAACCCGGCCGGCGCCAGGCGCATCGCCGATGCCGGCATGGAAATTGGTAGTCACACCTGGGAACACCCCAACATGTCGACGATTCCTCCCGAGGACGTCGCCGCGCAGTTCACCAAGGCCAACGACGCGATCAACGCCGCTACCGGCCGGACCCCGACGCTGTTTCGTCCCGCCGGCGGGTTGTCAACCCCCGACGTGCGCCAGACCGCCGCTCGTTATGGACTGGCCGAAATCCTCTGGGATGTAATCCCTTTCGATTGGGCGAACGACTCGAACACCGCCGCGACGCGATACATGCTGATGACCTACATCAAGCCCGGCTCGGTGGTGTTGTTCCACGACACCTACTCGAGCACCGTCGACCTGGTGTACCAGTTCATTCCGGTGCTCAAAGCCAACGGCTACCGCCTGGTGACGGTCAGCGAACTGCTGGGGCCGCGGGCGCCGGGCAGCAGCTACGGCAGCCGGGACAACGGGCCGCCCGTCAACGAACTTCACGACATCCCGCCCGCCGACATCCCGACGCTGCCCAACACCCCCTCGCCCAAGCCGATGCCGAATTTCCCGATCACCGACATCGCGGGTCAGAATTCGGGCGGGCCAAATAACGGCGCGTGA
- a CDS encoding methyltransferase — translation MLSPTLPPATFARAVDFVRHHVGQLHQRMVPPPAAMMEMITNAWAAQAITAAADLGIADALAKGPLSLDDLADAVDADADTVGRLLRGLISRGIFRCRHDGRYDLNPLADTLRSDSDVSLRAFARFVGSPQDREHWSHLTDSIRTGRAVVPELRGKPAFEYIVGEPELDEIFNQAMTDLSELEIPTVIAGYDFSRFGTIVDVAGGRGRLLAAILNATPQARGILFDQPHVVAGASSLLEEQGVADRVKVVEGSFFESVADGGDAYLLKHIIHDWPDDEAVQILGNIRKAAGVGKQVLILEFVMPRHNREFPGHWMDLEMHVVAGARERTPGQYGRLLSRVGFRLTRVVETASPLSIVEAVAV, via the coding sequence ATGCTTTCGCCGACCCTTCCACCCGCTACCTTCGCGCGGGCCGTCGATTTCGTCCGGCACCACGTCGGGCAACTGCACCAGCGGATGGTTCCGCCGCCGGCAGCGATGATGGAAATGATCACGAATGCCTGGGCCGCGCAGGCGATTACCGCCGCCGCCGATCTCGGCATCGCCGACGCGCTCGCCAAAGGGCCGCTGTCGCTCGACGATTTGGCCGATGCGGTCGACGCGGACGCCGACACCGTCGGTCGTCTGCTGAGGGGCTTGATCTCGCGTGGGATCTTCCGGTGTCGCCACGACGGGCGCTACGACCTCAACCCGCTTGCGGACACCTTGCGCAGCGACAGCGATGTCTCACTGCGCGCATTCGCCCGGTTCGTGGGATCACCTCAGGATCGCGAGCATTGGAGCCACCTCACGGACTCGATCCGCACCGGCCGGGCCGTGGTCCCCGAGCTACGCGGCAAACCCGCCTTCGAGTACATCGTCGGGGAGCCCGAACTCGACGAAATCTTCAACCAGGCCATGACAGATCTCTCCGAGCTCGAAATCCCGACGGTCATCGCGGGCTACGACTTCAGCCGCTTCGGGACGATCGTCGACGTCGCCGGGGGGCGCGGGCGGCTGCTGGCCGCGATCCTGAACGCCACGCCGCAAGCCCGCGGCATCCTGTTCGACCAGCCGCACGTGGTTGCGGGTGCCTCGTCATTGCTCGAGGAACAGGGAGTGGCGGACCGGGTCAAGGTGGTCGAAGGTTCGTTCTTCGAGTCGGTGGCCGACGGTGGCGACGCCTACCTGCTCAAGCACATCATCCACGACTGGCCCGACGACGAGGCCGTGCAGATTCTCGGTAACATCCGCAAAGCCGCCGGAGTCGGAAAGCAGGTGCTGATCCTGGAATTCGTGATGCCGCGGCACAACCGCGAATTCCCCGGCCACTGGATGGACCTGGAAATGCACGTCGTGGCCGGTGCTCGTGAGCGCACCCCCGGCCAATACGGCCGGCTGCTGAGCCGCGTGGGATTTCGGTTGACTCGCGTGGTCGAAACGGCCTCGCCGCTGAGCATCGTCGAAGCGGTCGCCGTCTAA
- a CDS encoding helix-turn-helix domain-containing protein yields the protein MCQRLTLAQFLRVRRNLVQPADVGLPSGGRRRVAGLRREEVAVLASISTDYYLRLEQAREENPSGEVLDAIAGALKLDDDAAAYMHNLVRQNSAQRRGESLREIHPELEALLDSWPLTVAYVCDPNLDVVLANSLAEKVSPNSESVSTPCVHYSSSPACVISIGTGGY from the coding sequence ATGTGCCAACGGCTCACGTTGGCGCAATTTCTGCGTGTTCGCCGCAATCTCGTCCAGCCGGCTGACGTCGGCTTGCCTTCGGGTGGCCGACGTCGAGTCGCGGGGCTACGGAGGGAAGAGGTCGCGGTGCTTGCCAGTATCAGTACGGATTACTATTTGCGGCTCGAGCAGGCCCGCGAGGAAAACCCGTCCGGTGAGGTGCTAGACGCCATCGCCGGAGCTCTCAAATTGGACGACGACGCTGCGGCGTATATGCATAACCTCGTGCGGCAAAACTCTGCTCAGCGGCGCGGTGAATCGTTGCGAGAGATACATCCTGAGCTGGAGGCCTTGTTGGACAGTTGGCCGCTGACCGTTGCATACGTCTGTGACCCGAACCTGGATGTGGTGCTTGCCAATTCGCTGGCCGAAAAGGTTTCGCCAAATTCAGAGTCGGTGTCAACCCCATGCGTGCATTATTCCTCGAGCCCAGCATGCGTGATTTCTATTGGGACTGGGGGATATTGA
- the glyA gene encoding serine hydroxymethyltransferase, whose amino-acid sequence MSAPLAEVDPDIAELLGKELGRQRDTLEMIASENFVPRSVLQAQGSVLTNKYAEGLPGRRYYGGCEHVDVVENIARDRAKALFGADFANVQPHSGAQANAAVLHALMSPGERLLGLDLANGGHLTHGMKLNFSGKLYENGFYGVDPVTHLVDMDAVRVQALEFRPKVIIAGWSAYPRILDFAAFRSIADEVDAKLWVDMAHFAGLVAVGLHPSPIPHADVVSTTIHKTLGGGRSGMILGKQEYAKSINSAVFPGQQGGPLMHIIAGKAVALKIAGTPEFAERQQRTLSGAKILAERLLAADVAKAGVSVVSGGTDVHLVLVDLRNSPLDGQAAEDLLHEVGITVNRNAVPNDPRPPMVTSGLRIGTPALATRGFGDAEFTEVADVIAAALAAGTSADVSGLRDRVTRLAREFPLYDGLEDWALVGR is encoded by the coding sequence ATGTCTGCCCCGCTCGCCGAAGTCGACCCGGATATCGCCGAGCTGCTCGGCAAGGAGCTCGGACGCCAACGCGACACACTTGAGATGATCGCGTCGGAGAACTTCGTACCGCGCTCGGTACTGCAAGCCCAAGGCAGCGTGCTCACCAACAAGTACGCCGAGGGGCTGCCCGGCCGGCGCTACTACGGTGGCTGCGAGCACGTCGACGTCGTGGAGAACATCGCCCGCGACCGCGCCAAGGCTCTGTTCGGGGCCGACTTCGCCAACGTGCAACCACATTCCGGGGCCCAGGCCAACGCCGCCGTGCTGCATGCCCTGATGTCACCGGGGGAGCGGCTGCTGGGTCTGGACCTAGCCAACGGCGGACATCTGACGCACGGCATGAAGCTCAACTTCTCCGGCAAGCTCTACGAGAACGGCTTCTACGGCGTCGACCCCGTGACGCATCTGGTCGACATGGACGCGGTGCGCGTGCAGGCCCTCGAATTCCGCCCGAAGGTGATCATCGCCGGCTGGTCGGCCTACCCGCGCATTCTCGACTTCGCGGCGTTCCGATCCATCGCCGACGAAGTCGACGCCAAGCTGTGGGTCGACATGGCGCACTTCGCGGGACTGGTCGCCGTCGGGTTGCACCCGTCCCCGATCCCGCACGCCGACGTCGTGTCGACCACCATTCACAAGACGCTCGGTGGTGGCCGCTCCGGCATGATCCTGGGCAAGCAGGAGTACGCCAAGTCCATCAATTCCGCGGTATTCCCCGGGCAGCAGGGTGGGCCGCTGATGCACATCATCGCGGGCAAGGCGGTGGCGCTGAAAATCGCCGGCACTCCCGAATTCGCCGAGCGACAGCAGCGCACGTTGTCCGGCGCAAAGATCCTGGCCGAACGGCTCCTGGCCGCCGATGTCGCCAAGGCCGGTGTGTCGGTGGTCAGTGGCGGCACCGACGTCCACCTGGTGCTGGTCGACCTGCGCAACTCGCCGTTGGACGGTCAGGCCGCCGAGGACCTGCTGCACGAGGTCGGTATCACGGTCAACCGCAATGCCGTGCCCAACGACCCGCGACCGCCGATGGTCACGTCGGGTCTGCGGATCGGCACGCCCGCGCTGGCCACCCGCGGCTTCGGCGACGCCGAGTTCACCGAGGTCGCCGACGTCATCGCCGCCGCGCTGGCAGCCGGCACCTCGGCGGATGTCTCCGGGCTGCGCGACCGGGTGACCCGGCTGGCCCGCGAGTTCCCGCTGTACGACGGGCTCGAGGATTGGGCGCTGGTCGGCCGCTAG
- a CDS encoding methyltransferase: MFSIKLPEPQMARVVEMARHHVGRLHQRMVPPTAAMWEMLTNAWVAQAITAAAQLGIADALAAGPLTADELAEAVDADADSVSRLLRALIGSGVFRQTRDGRYALNPLAATLRTDNDVSLRGVARFIGAPQHREHWSNLATAMRTDRAVVSDMRGKPIFEYLAEEKEYDEIFNEAMTSASEFAIAPVVAGYDFSRYSTIVDVAGGHGRLLAAILNATPQARGILFDQPHVVADAPPLLKQHRVADRVQVAQGSFFDTITEGGDAYVLKHIIHDWPDDQALQILRNVRTAAGAGKHVLLVEQVLPDHDRDFPGNWLDLEVLVEFDGRERTAAGYAELLDRAGFHMTRVVATASPYSVVEAIAV; encoded by the coding sequence ATGTTTTCGATCAAACTTCCAGAGCCGCAGATGGCCCGAGTCGTCGAGATGGCCCGGCACCACGTCGGTCGGCTGCACCAACGCATGGTTCCGCCGACGGCCGCGATGTGGGAAATGCTCACGAATGCGTGGGTGGCGCAGGCGATTACCGCTGCGGCTCAGCTCGGTATTGCCGACGCGCTGGCCGCGGGACCGTTGACGGCCGACGAGTTGGCCGAGGCAGTCGACGCCGATGCCGACAGCGTTAGCCGCTTGCTGCGCGCCCTAATCGGCAGTGGCGTCTTCCGTCAAACACGCGACGGGCGCTACGCCCTCAACCCGCTCGCGGCCACGCTGCGCACCGATAACGACGTCTCGCTGCGCGGTGTCGCCCGATTTATCGGTGCACCGCAGCATCGGGAGCATTGGAGCAACCTCGCGACCGCGATGCGCACCGATCGGGCTGTCGTCTCGGACATGCGCGGCAAGCCGATCTTCGAGTATCTGGCCGAGGAAAAGGAATACGACGAGATCTTCAACGAAGCGATGACCAGCGCGTCGGAGTTCGCGATCGCGCCCGTCGTCGCGGGTTACGACTTCAGCCGCTACTCGACGATCGTCGACGTCGCCGGCGGGCACGGTCGTCTGCTGGCGGCAATCCTCAATGCCACGCCGCAAGCCCGGGGGATCCTGTTCGACCAGCCCCACGTCGTCGCGGATGCACCACCCCTGCTCAAACAGCACCGGGTGGCCGACCGGGTCCAGGTGGCCCAGGGGTCGTTCTTCGACACCATCACCGAAGGCGGCGACGCCTACGTCCTCAAGCACATCATTCACGACTGGCCCGACGACCAAGCGCTGCAGATCCTGCGCAACGTGCGTACGGCGGCCGGGGCCGGCAAGCATGTGCTGCTCGTCGAACAAGTCCTTCCCGACCACGATCGTGATTTTCCGGGCAACTGGCTCGACCTCGAAGTGCTCGTCGAATTCGACGGCCGCGAGCGCACCGCCGCCGGATACGCAGAATTGCTGGACCGTGCCGGATTCCACATGACGCGGGTCGTGGCAACAGCATCGCCGTACAGCGTCGTCGAGGCGATTGCCGTGTAG
- a CDS encoding adenylate/guanylate cyclase domain-containing protein → MAEYAIDLALSYIIAVVDVAAILIPLRGHTSAATSVVFAEKDTAIVVLLVVLGIVGVAVAGVFSLVPTARWYAAGEEPTQAQREVAMRLAGRQTAILLVAWGLAGAIFVLLNLNAGASLLLPMALGVVLGGPAAAGTGMLLAQRTLRPIMGAATRGLEPRLAVPGVFARLVMLWFLVSALPIGVVAALVLLRSYGWLIQKSASLDVPILVVSLAALLLGLPIMILTSRSISDPIGEVVDAMAQVERGNIDTTVGAYERSQIGRLQTGFNRMVAGLAERDRLRDLFGRHVGADVAQRAIEEGASLSGDVVEAAVLFIDLVGSTQLAESRPPQEVADVLNDFFRIVVDAVDEHNGLINKFAGDAALAIFGVPLRTGEPSSAALATARTLATQLRRLPVDFGIGVSAGRVFAGNIGAENRYEYTVIGDVVNEAARLADLAKTSDRRILCSAAAIERADEDERARWAECYSTVLRGRSEATHVSAPAGPA, encoded by the coding sequence TTGGCTGAATATGCGATCGATCTCGCCCTGTCCTACATCATCGCCGTCGTCGACGTCGCCGCCATCCTGATTCCGCTGCGGGGACACACCTCCGCCGCCACCAGCGTCGTCTTCGCGGAGAAAGACACCGCGATCGTGGTGCTGCTGGTGGTGCTGGGGATCGTCGGTGTCGCGGTGGCCGGGGTGTTCAGCCTTGTTCCGACGGCGCGTTGGTATGCCGCCGGCGAAGAACCCACCCAGGCACAGCGGGAAGTGGCGATGCGGCTGGCCGGCCGCCAAACGGCGATCTTGCTGGTGGCCTGGGGCCTGGCCGGCGCCATCTTCGTGTTGCTTAATCTCAATGCCGGCGCCTCGCTGCTGTTGCCGATGGCGCTCGGGGTGGTGCTGGGCGGACCGGCCGCCGCCGGCACGGGAATGCTGCTCGCCCAACGCACTCTGCGCCCGATCATGGGTGCGGCTACCCGTGGACTCGAGCCTCGACTGGCGGTGCCCGGGGTGTTCGCGCGGCTGGTCATGCTCTGGTTTCTGGTCAGTGCGCTTCCGATCGGCGTCGTGGCAGCCCTGGTGCTGCTGCGCTCCTACGGTTGGCTGATTCAGAAATCCGCCTCATTGGATGTGCCGATTCTGGTGGTGTCGTTGGCCGCGCTGTTGCTCGGGCTGCCCATCATGATCCTGACGTCACGTTCGATTTCGGATCCGATCGGCGAAGTCGTCGACGCGATGGCCCAGGTCGAACGCGGCAACATCGACACCACCGTCGGTGCCTACGAGCGATCCCAAATCGGGCGTCTGCAAACGGGATTCAACCGGATGGTGGCCGGGCTAGCCGAGCGCGACCGGCTTCGCGACCTGTTCGGGCGCCATGTCGGGGCCGACGTCGCGCAGCGCGCCATCGAAGAGGGTGCATCGCTGTCGGGCGACGTGGTCGAGGCGGCGGTCCTGTTCATCGATCTGGTCGGTTCGACTCAGCTCGCGGAAAGCCGTCCACCCCAAGAGGTTGCCGACGTGCTCAACGATTTCTTCCGCATCGTCGTCGACGCCGTCGACGAACACAACGGCCTGATCAACAAGTTCGCGGGCGATGCCGCGCTGGCGATCTTCGGGGTGCCGTTGCGCACCGGCGAGCCGTCATCGGCGGCGCTGGCCACGGCGCGTACGCTGGCCACCCAACTGCGCCGGCTGCCAGTGGATTTCGGGATCGGGGTGTCGGCCGGCCGGGTCTTCGCCGGCAATATAGGCGCCGAAAACCGTTACGAATACACGGTAATCGGCGATGTGGTCAACGAGGCCGCGCGCCTGGCGGATCTCGCCAAGACGTCGGATCGGCGGATCCTATGTTCGGCGGCGGCCATCGAACGCGCCGACGAGGACGAGCGGGCTCGCTGGGCGGAGTGCTATTCCACCGTGCTACGCGGCCGCTCCGAAGCCACCCATGTCTCGGCGCCCGCGGGCCCCGCTTGA
- a CDS encoding MmyB family transcriptional regulator — MRALFLEPSMRDFYWDWGILTAWAVPYMRAIVGKSQNPSLLALVDELLTESPRFRELWSQGDVNELTAGPTKINHPEVGSLYLYFQRLELSGTGHVVVAYWAKPGSPTEQKLRLLRGD, encoded by the coding sequence ATGCGTGCATTATTCCTCGAGCCCAGCATGCGTGATTTCTATTGGGACTGGGGGATATTGACCGCGTGGGCGGTTCCCTATATGCGCGCGATTGTGGGCAAGTCCCAGAATCCGTCCCTGCTTGCGTTGGTCGACGAATTGTTGACTGAAAGTCCACGTTTTCGCGAACTTTGGTCGCAGGGCGATGTCAACGAACTCACGGCGGGTCCAACCAAGATCAACCACCCAGAGGTCGGCAGCCTCTATCTGTACTTTCAGCGGCTGGAGTTGTCCGGGACGGGCCATGTCGTTGTCGCGTACTGGGCCAAGCCCGGGTCCCCAACTGAACAAAAGTTGCGGCTGCTCCGAGGCGACTGA